Below is a genomic region from Drosophila albomicans strain 15112-1751.03 chromosome 2R, ASM965048v2, whole genome shotgun sequence.
GCTGCATTAGAGATCCATTGGGGGtgtgaaactgaaactgaactgacATGCGATCCTCCTCCATCTCTATctccgactctgactctgactgtcTTCGACGTCAGTTGCcaattaagaaattaagaCTTGGCGaggggctgctgctgcaattatTCCAAAAACTTTACCATCTGCATAATTTGTAGCAATTAAATTCGAGTGCGGGACATGCACACAACATATGAATAAACTCACATGTGCGTGAATGaatgataatgaaaataatcattgaAGTGCTGTTCGCCAGGAAGCTGCTGCTCGCCCCCTTAGCCACGCCCCTTGCAGTAGTTCTATTTTGTACGTCATTCATACTAGACATAGTACTGTACTCGTAGCTTGTTTTATTCCCTGACTAGGACAAACAATTAAGTTTCATGAATTTGGCTAAAACCCACAACACGAGACaccacaaaaaacacacacaaaaaacatgtgaaatgcaaacaaaatttgaactGCCAGCggttctctctttctttctctctttctctctctctctctctctttcaggGCACTGCCAAAACGTTCAGGCGCATTATGCCAGTTAGGGTAAgctgcaactacaacaacaagaacaacaccaACCAACAACTCTCTTATCTTTGTAgccaaaatgcataaaaacgTTACATGTTTTTGCCTTAATTTCGTTAATAAATTCTCAAACAAGGGTTgcgaagtgggcgtggcagactcgtaaaggaaaggaaaggggGGAAGCGGGGCTTCAGAGGGTTGCAGTCCAGTCGAGTTTGTTTGCACCGCcgtctgattctgattctgactCTAACGCTGACGctgtctctgactctgactctgactcatTTTGCCCTTGACACCACCACGCATCTCTAGccggagagagaaagacagagttCAATGGCACTGCGAGTTTTATTTGTGAAATTCAAAGCCAAATCCACTTGAAGGGTCTCAAATGGCAAATAGCGCCCTTAAGTGCGATTTGAcatgaatgaaaatgatgCCATTgcataattgcaattgcaattgcactcGAAGAAGTGGcccaaataaattattcatagaAAACCGACTCGAATGTGGCGATAAAGTTACTTTAATTCCTTCAtgcttcaatttgttttgtcaaAAGATAGTTTAGCCTGTACTCAGAGCATTAGGGACGTGGGGTGAGAGCTGTAAGATAAgccaaagcatttaaaatgtgaaatgtgaaatggaaACCAGCTAAGAaccaaaggcaacagcaaccacgCAGTTCTCCAATTACTAAAACtggatggcgatggcgatgccgaAACAAAGATACGAGAAATGTGAACAGCGAACAGCGTTTAAAATAAGGACTAGGGACAGGTAGAGGCAATGTGAGTCATAGTGCGACAGGACGAAAGAGAGAAATACCAAGCGAGAGCGACGTTTCAGATAGtatagagtgtgtgtgtgtgtgtgcacacacaacacaaataccttaatatatatagtagatgGTCAATTTAGAGCTTTGTTTGTCGCACAACGAACGCAGCACAAACTCATAAAGCTGCCGGAGAATGCTTACCAGGGCGTGTCGTAGGTGGTTGGGAAGCCGCAAAGTGAGTGCGGTCtgttcccattcccattccgaTTCCCATTCCCTGGCAGGTGGTGCAAGCAAAGGGTCAGCGTCTGTTATTTAGGGTAGCTGTTGGTTGTGGAAAATGCATTTCCAGTCACATATGGCCATCAAAGAGTCCTTACCCTTCTCCCCTCCCTCCTCTACACTAATGACACGCATTCTCACATCtcacaaatatatgtatattaaaatagaatGAGAACAACATGAACCGCCCTCGCCATAAACATGGCCCAACATGCTTACGTAATTGGTTCAATAAACCTTTTTGCGCCTTCTGCCCGCCCAGAGAGTTCAAAGTTGTGCTGTTCCCTCTTCTCTGTTCACTGTTCAGTTTTGAGTTGTTTGACTGTTGCCATGGAATTGGCCtgtttcgttgttgttattgccaaaaagcataaaatcgcatgatttcgtttcgttcgATAGTTTACACTgttcaacaaacaaaatgagcAGTCACAATCATGTCCATTGAAatgagtttttcttttcttgcaGTTCTACAGCCTGCTGGAGCAGAATCCTGTGGCGAATGCAACGTTAGCCCTTCGCTCCTGCACAATCTTTGTGCCGACCAATGAAGCCTTCCAGCGCTACAAGGGCACTGCGCAGGTTCTCTACCACATGAGTGAGTATATCGATCGATCCTGGCAACTGCAACGCAATTTACACTCTCTCTCCTCGTTAGCCACCGCTGCGTTCAGCCAGAGTCAGCTGAAGACGAGCGTGACGTCGGACATGGAGGGCAATCCCCCGCTCTATATCACAAATGGACGCAACGGCGACATCTATGTGAACAATGCACGCATTATTCCATCGCTCAGTGTTGAGCTCACCAATCGGGAGGGCAAGCGTCAGGTCTGTAACTGCATTAATCACTAATAATTATTCATTCACttaatgatgatgattcgCTTTTGCGATGCGCTGCGATTCAGGTCATGCACATCATCGACGAGGTGCTGGAACCCCTCACTGCCAAGTCTTCTAGCACAGAGATGAACAACATGGATGCCATGCAATTTATGCGAGTTGCCGATCAGCTCAACTTGGGCAACAGGACTCTGCGAACGTATCGCACACAGGTGACAATGGCAAAGAAGGAATCTCTGTTCGAGTCGCCTGGATTCCACACTTTCCTGGTGCCCATCGACGAGGGCTTTAAGGTTGTTACCCCATTTGATTTCTCCCTGGTGCAACTCGAtgctaatttgcattttaatctCTCGCTCAGCACTCGACGCGCAGCGGTCTAGTGGACGCCAAGGTTATCGATGGTCACGTCATACCGAACACTGTCATTTTTACTGCCGCCTCAGAGCACGATGAACCCAAGACTTCGGCTGCTTTTGAGGACCAGATTAAGGTCACAGTCAGCTTCTTTAAGCAAAAGGACGGCAAGAGTAAGAACCAACTAGTCTCATCACTAGagacatattatttatttatcgctTACTTTCAGTGTATGTCAAATCGAACACATTTTTGGGCGACGCCAAGCACAAAGAAGGCGTGGTGCTAGCAGAGATCGTCAAGGCCAACATTCCCATTAAGAACGGAGTTGTGCATCTGATTCACCGTCCGCTGATGATCATCGACACCACCGTCACGCAGTTCTTGCAGGtaaatgggcgtggcagccaCCCTTTCAAGCACCAAGACCAAAGTAAACTTACACACAGAGTTAGACTATAGACAGAGTTTAGGCTCGACACTCAACCCCTCTGGGTTTGATAGAGTCGCTGAGTTGCAGAATTGCCAGCTGTCCAATACTCGATCAGTGCTTGTTAATATGTGCTTTGCATTTAGCTGAGCTGCGCTCGATTGGAACCCGAGTGGACTCAGACCACAATCTCACGCGTTCATCTATCTgcaaagtgaaaacaaaagaatccGTTGCTGCACCATTCAAACTAAACACATTGAGAGTAGATACAAACACGGTTGCCATAATTGGATattggtttttgtttattattttgaaatgcagCTGTATAAATCTGATTTATTTTCCTCCTTTGAGATGATACAATTATTAAGTGGTCACCAAAATTGGCATagtgaaaaaataattatatttttgtttttaggttTGGGTAAATATGTTGTTTCCTTTTTCCAAATATTCTTTATGCCTCTTGGCAACCGTGgatacacattcacacacacacacacttacaaacAGACCCACACATATACaccatatgtatgtatgtagatcaTAAGCGGCGCTTGATCTCAACTCTTAAAACTGAATAGAACACACAAGCCAAAGAAAGAATGCCCAAGGTCTGATATTACATAGAACTGAAATGTACAGATCTTTTTTGCTGGAAGATCTGAATGTTGGGTCAAAGTTTGCTGCGATTGGTGAACTTTgctcaaaatgcaattgagaAGATCGGTTCCATGTAAAATCAtaagcaaaattttattttaaaataattttaaaatacaaattttattttaaaacaattttgggTGTAATGTAAGTATTGCCAaaatcaaccaaaaaaaaaaaaccaaaaaccaaatgaaacgcaatgtattttatgtaaattcaaatctcttcaacaaaattaatcattttctAACCCACACTCAAACATCACAATGAGATCTCTTCGGCTGGCAAGCAAACCATTAATTGGCAATCATAAAAGACAATGACCAAATTACTTCATCTATGTTAATATGGGTTTTGCTTAGTCCAAGTTTTGTCACGTCAGCAAACAGATTCATTCAGCATTCATAAGAGTCAGCATATCTTGAATGATTGATAATTGTGTTTATAATTGGCTAAAGATCCCCTCTCAATCCCCCCATTCACATTCATTCGGTTTCACAATCAGCTCGCAGTTCTTAATTCGCCCGATCACTCGATCATTTGATCACTCGCTCCTCTGGCATGCTTTGATCGCAATTCTAACTGTAACTGTACCTCTAATTTTAAGTGTAATTACTCTAACTGTATCTGTAGCATCATCTCGACGATGTGAGATCGCAGCCATATCGCAAACATTCTATATACAATACATTGTTGTGCATTTGATCATTCGACGTCGGAGAAATTAGATCGAAAGCAATGAATCATATGTTTCCTTATCATTTCTTAATCACCTTTCTGACTTGTTTGTTTAGCGTTTTGTTGTATTTCGTTAATCTGCTGCATTTACGCTTTACTGACCGATTGATCTATATTCTGTTTCTCGTCCATGCAAATCCCCATATCGCtcacaaattaattgattCTCCATTTGAATATCCTCAATATCGCCAAATGATCGATCGCTTGATTCTCAAATAGTCGTTCAAGGTAAGCAAATCTTGCTGAATACAAGTGTAGTTAAGCAAATtctaatatttcaaatgcttcGTTTTATATTCAGTTTTTTCGGATGCATGCTTAATGAAATTTCCATTTCGAAGCATTTTCTTTTATCGACGATTCAGATTGGGAtcttaatttgttatttaaaaccaaattatGAAGTTTCCACTGTCTCGATTTCATATTGCAtttgaatatgttttaaaGCTTTGCAGCAATTCCAAATTCGGAATTGTTTGCATGGCGTTTTTTGGCTCgttatttcttgttttcattttgaaattgcaCGCTATTGGAAactgaatttataattatcgTATTTTATATGCACGCCTTTTGATTTCGAACAATACTTATTGAATATTTGGGTTTTATTATCTGAAAGTATGCTTAACTCAAATTTTGTCGTATTCGTTTCGTATTTGTATCGTATCGTTAATGAGTGTATAATCCGCAAGAAGACACAAGACAAGAAAATAAACTCTATTTCCCtaatgttttatttcaaatgaatttccAACTATGTGGCGGAACTTGCACACGTCGCGGAACCTGaataatcaatattaataataatgtttctATATTGCGTCAATTGAAATGACTCgattcaaattatattctcccaataaataatttcaatatactCAAACGATCTTTCCAACAACTACTCTACACCGATTGTACTGATTTAGTTTCTGACCGTAAGTAATTATACTTGTTTAAGGCAATCAATATTCGTACAACCATCAAGACCCCTAAAAAGACAATCCAattcatcatcgtcatcttcctcatttttcatttcccatacaaaaaaaaaataaagtaaacaaatcaTGAAAGATCAATCACATCTTATATCGAATCATAGAGTTATCCAGATTAGGAATTCCCCATTTTATCAAAACTCTAATTGGCTCATtctattgttttatattttattcgaaACTATAAATGTTGTGAATCTGTATTTATAAGAAATACAATCGCTGTTTGATGTTTGTACACATTTCATACACAAAACATATAACAATTAGCTTGAGCGTCCCCTTTTCCCCTCACATCAGAAACAATAAGTTGTCCAATTTTAGTTCCATGTATGAAAGCAttaattctttattaattatgaattccTTGCCTAATCACAATATTGAATCTATTTTAAAGGACAACGGTGAGAATGGAGCTCTGCGTAAGTTCTACGAAGTTATTATGGACGCTGGCGGCGGGGTGTTGGAAGGCATCAATAACCTGTCAGAAGTGACCATTTTGGCACCCAGCAACGAGGCCTGGAACATATCTTCAATCGACAATATTGTCAGGTAAATCCATCATTGTTTGAGCGATTAAACAGCCAAATCTTTATTACAATTGTTATATTACAGAGATCGCAAGAAAATGACCGATATTCTAAATATGCACATTATCAAGGATCGTTTGAACGTCGAGAAGATCAGGCAGAAGAATGCTAATTTGGTAAGGCCTAATCAATTAGTCAGTCACAGTCACCAACCTAAACTAATAAATCCTTCTCCAGATTGCTCAGGTACCCACGGTTAACAACAGGACTTTCCTGTACTTCAACGTTAGAGGCGAAGGCGCAGACACAGTGGTCACCGTTGAAGGAGGCGGCGTCAATGCCACTGTGCTGCAAGCTGATGTGGCCCAGACCAATGGATTTGTGCACATCATTGATCGAGTGTTGGGTGTGCCACACACCACTGTCCTGGGCAAGCTGCAAACCGATCCTATGATGAGGTGAGACTCCCAACAATGATGGACTGATCGTTGTACTCACTCTTTATGCTTTCTGCTTTCACAGTGATACCTACCGAATGGGACAGTTCTCTCACTTCAACGATCAACTGAATAACACGCTGCGCCGCTACACTTACTTTGTACCCCGCGACAAGGCTTGGCAGAAGACCGAACTGGATTATCCCTCAGCGCACAAGAAGCTATTCATGCGCGACTTTTACTATCACGTAAGCAAGCAGTATTATTCTGGTTCGCAAAAGCATTTACTAATGTTTGTTATTCATTTGCAGTCTAAGAACCTCTTGGAACGTCATCTGGTCATTGCGGATCATGCGTAC
It encodes:
- the LOC117576501 gene encoding fasciclin-1 isoform X5 is translated as MFASRRGALAALLLLCCCCFAPNAAVAELADKLRDDSELSQGTAKTFRRIMPVRFYSLLEQNPVANATLALRSCTIFVPTNEAFQRYKGTAQVLYHMTTAAFSQSQLKTSVTSDMEGNPPLYITNGRNGDIYVNNARIIPSLSVELTNREGKRQVMHIIDEVLEPLTAKSSSTEMNNMDAMQFMRVADQLNLGNRTLRTYRTQVTMAKKESLFESPGFHTFLVPIDEGFKHSTRSGLVDAKVIDGHVIPNTVIFTAASEHDEPKTSAAFEDQIKVTVSFFKQKDGKMYVKSNTFLGDAKHKEGVVLAEIVKANIPIKNGVVHLIHRPLMIIDTTVTQFLQDNGENGALRKFYEVIMDAGGGVLEGINNLSEVTILAPSNEAWNISSIDNIVRDRKKMTDILNMHIIKDRLNVEKIRQKNANLIAQVPTVNNRTFLYFNVRGEGADTVVTVEGGGVNATVLQADVAQTNGFVHIIDRVLGVPHTTVLGKLQTDPMMSDTYRMGQFSHFNDQLNNTLRRYTYFVPRDKAWQKTELDYPSAHKKLFMRDFYYHSKNLLERHLVIADHAYTMKELVQMSLTDTVVLQTFRDSLKVKIEEEAGQYVILWNYKKINVYRPDVECTNGIIHVIDAPLLEEKDIVVSGGSYLPESSICIMLANLIMITVAKFLN
- the LOC117576501 gene encoding fasciclin-1 isoform X4, translated to MFASRRGALAALLLLCCCCFAPNAAVAELADKLRDDSELSQFYSLLEQNPVANATLALRSCTIFVPTNEAFQRYKGTAQVLYHMTTAAFSQSQLKTSVTSDMEGNPPLYITNGRNGDIYVNNARIIPSLSVELTNREGKRQVMHIIDEVLEPLTAKSSSTEMNNMDAMQFMRVADQLNLGNRTLRTYRTQVTMAKKESLFESPGFHTFLVPIDEGFKHSTRSGLVDAKVIDGHVIPNTVIFTAASEHDEPKTSAAFEDQIKVTVSFFKQKDGKMYVKSNTFLGDAKHKEGVVLAEIVKANIPIKNGVVHLIHRPLMIIDTTVTQFLQFLTDNGENGALRKFYEVIMDAGGGVLEGINNLSEVTILAPSNEAWNISSIDNIVRDRKKMTDILNMHIIKDRLNVEKIRQKNANLIAQVPTVNNRTFLYFNVRGEGADTVVTVEGGGVNATVLQADVAQTNGFVHIIDRVLGVPHTTVLGKLQTDPMMSDTYRMGQFSHFNDQLNNTLRRYTYFVPRDKAWQKTELDYPSAHKKLFMRDFYYHSKNLLERHLVIADHAYTMKELVQMSLTDTVVLQTFRDSLKVKIEEEAGHLHDEYASHEWTEYVILWNYKKINVYRPDVECTNGIIHVIDAPLLEEKDIVVSGGSYLPESSICIMLANLIMITVAKFLN
- the LOC117576501 gene encoding fasciclin-1 isoform X3 — encoded protein: MFASRRGALAALLLLCCCCFAPNAAVAELADKLRDDSELSQGTAKTFRRIMPVRFYSLLEQNPVANATLALRSCTIFVPTNEAFQRYKGTAQVLYHMTTAAFSQSQLKTSVTSDMEGNPPLYITNGRNGDIYVNNARIIPSLSVELTNREGKRQVMHIIDEVLEPLTAKSSSTEMNNMDAMQFMRVADQLNLGNRTLRTYRTQVTMAKKESLFESPGFHTFLVPIDEGFKHSTRSGLVDAKVIDGHVIPNTVIFTAASEHDEPKTSAAFEDQIKVTVSFFKQKDGKMYVKSNTFLGDAKHKEGVVLAEIVKANIPIKNGVVHLIHRPLMIIDTTVTQFLQFLTDNGENGALRKFYEVIMDAGGGVLEGINNLSEVTILAPSNEAWNISSIDNIVRDRKKMTDILNMHIIKDRLNVEKIRQKNANLIAQVPTVNNRTFLYFNVRGEGADTVVTVEGGGVNATVLQADVAQTNGFVHIIDRVLGVPHTTVLGKLQTDPMMSDTYRMGQFSHFNDQLNNTLRRYTYFVPRDKAWQKTELDYPSAHKKLFMRDFYYHSKNLLERHLVIADHAYTMKELVQMSLTDTVVLQTFRDSLKVKIEEEAGQYVILWNYKKINVYRPDVECTNGIIHVIDAPLLEEKDIVVSGGSYLPESSICIMLANLIMITVAKFLN
- the LOC117576501 gene encoding fasciclin-1 isoform X8; the protein is MFASRRGALAALLLLCCCCFAPNAAVAELADKLRDDSELSQFYSLLEQNPVANATLALRSCTIFVPTNEAFQRYKGTAQVLYHMTTAAFSQSQLKTSVTSDMEGNPPLYITNGRNGDIYVNNARIIPSLSVELTNREGKRQVMHIIDEVLEPLTAKSSSTEMNNMDAMQFMRVADQLNLGNRTLRTYRTQVTMAKKESLFESPGFHTFLVPIDEGFKHSTRSGLVDAKVIDGHVIPNTVIFTAASEHDEPKTSAAFEDQIKVTVSFFKQKDGKMYVKSNTFLGDAKHKEGVVLAEIVKANIPIKNGVVHLIHRPLMIIDTTVTQFLQDNGENGALRKFYEVIMDAGGGVLEGINNLSEVTILAPSNEAWNISSIDNIVRDRKKMTDILNMHIIKDRLNVEKIRQKNANLIAQVPTVNNRTFLYFNVRGEGADTVVTVEGGGVNATVLQADVAQTNGFVHIIDRVLGVPHTTVLGKLQTDPMMSDTYRMGQFSHFNDQLNNTLRRYTYFVPRDKAWQKTELDYPSAHKKLFMRDFYYHSKNLLERHLVIADHAYTMKELVQMSLTDTVVLQTFRDSLKVKIEEEAGQYVILWNYKKINVYRPDVECTNGIIHVIDAPLLEEKDIVVSGGSYLPESSICIMLANLIMITVAKFLN
- the LOC117576501 gene encoding fasciclin-1 isoform X7 translates to MFASRRGALAALLLLCCCCFAPNAAVAELADKLRDDSELSQGTAKTFRRIMPVRFYSLLEQNPVANATLALRSCTIFVPTNEAFQRYKGTAQVLYHMTTAAFSQSQLKTSVTSDMEGNPPLYITNGRNGDIYVNNARIIPSLSVELTNREGKRQVMHIIDEVLEPLTAKSSSTEMNNMDAMQFMRVADQLNLGNRTLRTYRTQVTMAKKESLFESPGFHTFLVPIDEGFKHSTRSGLVDAKVIDGHVIPNTVIFTAASEHDEPKTSAAFEDQIKVTVSFFKQKDGKMYVKSNTFLGDAKHKEGVVLAEIVKANIPIKNGVVHLIHRPLMIIDTTVTQFLQFLTDNGENGALRKFYEVIMDAGGGVLEGINNLSEVTILAPSNEAWNISSIDNIVRDRKKMTDILNMHIIKDRLNVEKIRQKNANLIAQVPTVNNRTFLYFNVRGEGADTVVTVEGGGVNATVLQADVAQTNGFVHIIDRVLGVPHTTVLGKLQTDPMMSDTYRMGQFSHFNDQLNNTLRRYTYFVPRDKAWQKTELDYPSAHKKLFMRDFYYHSKNLLERHLVIADHAYTMKELVQMSLTDTVVLQTFRDSLKVKIEEEAGHLHDEYASHEWTEYVILWNYKKINVYRPDVECTNGIIHVIDAPLLEEKDIVVSGG
- the LOC117576501 gene encoding fasciclin-1 isoform X2, which translates into the protein MFASRRGALAALLLLCCCCFAPNAAVAELADKLRDDSELSQGTAKTFRRIMPVRFYSLLEQNPVANATLALRSCTIFVPTNEAFQRYKGTAQVLYHMTTAAFSQSQLKTSVTSDMEGNPPLYITNGRNGDIYVNNARIIPSLSVELTNREGKRQVMHIIDEVLEPLTAKSSSTEMNNMDAMQFMRVADQLNLGNRTLRTYRTQVTMAKKESLFESPGFHTFLVPIDEGFKHSTRSGLVDAKVIDGHVIPNTVIFTAASEHDEPKTSAAFEDQIKVTVSFFKQKDGKMYVKSNTFLGDAKHKEGVVLAEIVKANIPIKNGVVHLIHRPLMIIDTTVTQFLQDNGENGALRKFYEVIMDAGGGVLEGINNLSEVTILAPSNEAWNISSIDNIVRDRKKMTDILNMHIIKDRLNVEKIRQKNANLIAQVPTVNNRTFLYFNVRGEGADTVVTVEGGGVNATVLQADVAQTNGFVHIIDRVLGVPHTTVLGKLQTDPMMSDTYRMGQFSHFNDQLNNTLRRYTYFVPRDKAWQKTELDYPSAHKKLFMRDFYYHSKNLLERHLVIADHAYTMKELVQMSLTDTVVLQTFRDSLKVKIEEEAGHLHDEYASHEWTEYVILWNYKKINVYRPDVECTNGIIHVIDAPLLEEKDIVVSGGSYLPESSICIMLANLIMITVAKFLN
- the LOC117576501 gene encoding fasciclin-1 isoform X1, encoding MFASRRGALAALLLLCCCCFAPNAAVAELADKLRDDSELSQGTAKTFRRIMPVRFYSLLEQNPVANATLALRSCTIFVPTNEAFQRYKGTAQVLYHMTTAAFSQSQLKTSVTSDMEGNPPLYITNGRNGDIYVNNARIIPSLSVELTNREGKRQVMHIIDEVLEPLTAKSSSTEMNNMDAMQFMRVADQLNLGNRTLRTYRTQVTMAKKESLFESPGFHTFLVPIDEGFKHSTRSGLVDAKVIDGHVIPNTVIFTAASEHDEPKTSAAFEDQIKVTVSFFKQKDGKMYVKSNTFLGDAKHKEGVVLAEIVKANIPIKNGVVHLIHRPLMIIDTTVTQFLQFLTDNGENGALRKFYEVIMDAGGGVLEGINNLSEVTILAPSNEAWNISSIDNIVRDRKKMTDILNMHIIKDRLNVEKIRQKNANLIAQVPTVNNRTFLYFNVRGEGADTVVTVEGGGVNATVLQADVAQTNGFVHIIDRVLGVPHTTVLGKLQTDPMMSDTYRMGQFSHFNDQLNNTLRRYTYFVPRDKAWQKTELDYPSAHKKLFMRDFYYHSKNLLERHLVIADHAYTMKELVQMSLTDTVVLQTFRDSLKVKIEEEAGHLHDEYASHEWTEYVILWNYKKINVYRPDVECTNGIIHVIDAPLLEEKDIVVSGGSYLPESSICIMLANLIMITVAKFLN
- the LOC117576501 gene encoding fasciclin-1 isoform X6 codes for the protein MFASRRGALAALLLLCCCCFAPNAAVAELADKLRDDSELSQFYSLLEQNPVANATLALRSCTIFVPTNEAFQRYKGTAQVLYHMTTAAFSQSQLKTSVTSDMEGNPPLYITNGRNGDIYVNNARIIPSLSVELTNREGKRQVMHIIDEVLEPLTAKSSSTEMNNMDAMQFMRVADQLNLGNRTLRTYRTQVTMAKKESLFESPGFHTFLVPIDEGFKHSTRSGLVDAKVIDGHVIPNTVIFTAASEHDEPKTSAAFEDQIKVTVSFFKQKDGKMYVKSNTFLGDAKHKEGVVLAEIVKANIPIKNGVVHLIHRPLMIIDTTVTQFLQDNGENGALRKFYEVIMDAGGGVLEGINNLSEVTILAPSNEAWNISSIDNIVRDRKKMTDILNMHIIKDRLNVEKIRQKNANLIAQVPTVNNRTFLYFNVRGEGADTVVTVEGGGVNATVLQADVAQTNGFVHIIDRVLGVPHTTVLGKLQTDPMMSDTYRMGQFSHFNDQLNNTLRRYTYFVPRDKAWQKTELDYPSAHKKLFMRDFYYHSKNLLERHLVIADHAYTMKELVQMSLTDTVVLQTFRDSLKVKIEEEAGHLHDEYASHEWTEYVILWNYKKINVYRPDVECTNGIIHVIDAPLLEEKDIVVSGGSYLPESSICIMLANLIMITVAKFLN
- the LOC117576501 gene encoding fasciclin-1 isoform X10 — protein: MFASRRGALAALLLLCCCCFAPNAAVAELADKLRDDSELSQGTAKTFRRIMPVRFYSLLEQNPVANATLALRSCTIFVPTNEAFQRYKGTAQVLYHMTTAAFSQSQLKTSVTSDMEGNPPLYITNGRNGDIYVNNARIIPSLSVELTNREGKRQVMHIIDEVLEPLTAKSSSTEMNNMDAMQFMRVADQLNLGNRTLRTYRTQVTMAKKESLFESPGFHTFLVPIDEGFKHSTRSGLVDAKVIDGHVIPNTVIFTAASEHDEPKTSAAFEDQIKVTVSFFKQKDGKMYVKSNTFLGDAKHKEGVVLAEIVKANIPIKNGVVHLIHRPLMIIDTTVTQFLQVWVNMLFPFSKYSLCLLATVDTHSHTHTLTNRPTHIHHMYVCRS
- the LOC117576501 gene encoding fasciclin-1 isoform X9, which codes for MFASRRGALAALLLLCCCCFAPNAAVAELADKLRDDSELSQGTAKTFRRIMPVRFYSLLEQNPVANATLALRSCTIFVPTNEAFQRYKGTAQVLYHMTTAAFSQSQLKTSVTSDMEGNPPLYITNGRNGDIYVNNARIIPSLSVELTNREGKRQVMHIIDEVLEPLTAKSSSTEMNNMDAMQFMRVADQLNLGNRTLRTYRTQVTMAKKESLFESPGFHTFLVPIDEGFKHSTRSGLVDAKVIDGHVIPNTVIFTAASEHDEPKTSAAFEDQIKVTVSFFKQKDGKMYVKSNTFLGDAKHKEGVVLAEIVKANIPIKNGVVHLIHRPLMIIDTTVTQFLQNNFGCNVSIAKINQKKKTKNQMKRNVFYVNSNLFNKINHFLTHTQTSQ